AAATTCTGTTTGCCTCTTATATATTATTGTCAATGCTACACTAGCTATACACTAAATAGTGTAGAACGGACCAATTTCTAAACCTGAATTCGAACAGTCGTATAGCTCTCTCCATATAAGTTCAAATTATGGATATGCCCATAGAAGATGTCTCAATTAAAATGAATGTTCTCCATTCATGTAAATTCCTCATTTCTTCGTAGGCCAAGGAACCACTAGTGTCTACCAGTTAAAACCCACTCGGCAACGAACAAACACAGTATTCCAGATCAGTACTTCATgtgcttgtggactggacctccactaccccccccccccccttttgttttcttaacttttttatattttctttttttttcatttcacatcTTTGACAACCTCTAGATCTTATATACATCTCaagtaaaagaaatatcaagACTTGGCTGCATTTTCTATTCCCACACATTTTCCTGTATATACGGAAAACGAGAGTAAATAGAAAAGGCCACCGAGTCCTGatatttcggggggggggggggggggggagggggggttttCTACTTGAGACGTATATAAGGGGTTGTTAAGGATaaggaatgaaaaaataaatattttttttaaaggaataaaaatagGATTAGCGTcttttcccattatttcgcCTTCCCCCGTGTTTGAACAgaaagtacctgttactaaaaatagataCGGGTTCCTGTAGTTACaggtactgattttataatggtgtctgtaaccactgatttgtcataaattcagGAAACCTgcatcaaaattgaataaattgaaCTGCCTTAATTGTAAAGACAGTTGATATTATGTCATTTCTTATCTAATACTTTAATAGGAGTCTTTTCAATATATGTGGCTATATActgtagtctgtcccaagttattgcatCCATCACtttatgatgatttttaataaaaataaacatacatgtgaaagaaatacagctgaaatcgataaaagggacatatcttcattgaacaattgtcatttttcactcattaaagttcacaggaacgaaaacaaatttcttacggagatttataatgggaaatgtttacatcttttctccattcggaagtactcgggaatttttcaacgttatcatccgggcttgttAATGGCTAGTGCAATGCAacatccccgtagactttctatttttgggtGTGTATTGAAACCCGAAGCGGtagtatttatgattatcgaaatgtcagtcaaaaagtggtggaagcaaaaactcgggacagagtatagtataTACCGGTAGTTGTATTAGATAAGTCACTAATTGAAATAGTTGTCTAATTTTTAGCACGagaccacgttaaaccaaaattaattcaatgtaaacgttTACTACAACAGCTGTAGAACACAATTTTAATCAGATTTCTTTGGTTTAAAGTGGTTCTAACAGTCAAATATCCAACTTTTTATTGCATACAAACTATTTTCCTTGAATTTCTAACAAGGCCCgaagatttaattttaatgatgcCGTGGAAGATAATTAAGATTCTTTTAACACGGAAATTGTGTGGTTTGCGTTTCtttgaatgtattttttttaaatattgtataattttgaaaatgtctgATGTTTGCAAATGGGAAAATAATGCTGCTTTAcctcttgggggggggggggggggggggggtggggggtagtGCATGGTCCAGTCAAAAAGCACATGTGAACAGTACGCAAAGAATCACCACGACGAGCTACATATATATCTGTTATAATTATCACTAAAATACACTTCAATCACAAAATCAGTTGATAAAAGATGTTTCTGTTTACACTAGTGGACAGTTGTAAATTCGTTGCTATCCAAGCATCGCTTGCTTTGAACATTGTGTTGTGGTCTGATGCATCAAGTCTGTTCCATAGAGTGAAATAATGATAGCAGTACAAAGGTTCTAGTAAATGTTGTTTCAAAAGGTCACCAGTAAGGTCTATGATCTATGCGGATGTCCCTCAGTGTGCAATGTTAATGTCGTCTGCTCAATGTTCTTTCACActtcaaactattatgttgtAGAGTGTTGAGTGAATGTGGATTTCTTGTAGGAGAATGTCTGAATCTCAAGTTTTAAAGTAGTTCTCAAGAAAAAAATCCTCTTTACCCAAAACACATCGGTTCATTCTCTGTTTAATTTTCAGAACAGACAGGAGTGTTGCTGAAGAGGTTGAGGTATGCAGTGATGTATTCAAAGAGAAGAACAAGCATGATGAGTAATTAAGGACAGGATTGTCTTAGGAGCAGTCCCAGGTAAGTGTTAATTCATctcattcatttgtaacatcTCTAAGGGTCCTTATAATTTTGTTCAAAGTTCAGTAACTCTAGATGGAACTTCAGCAAACCTGACGTTAatctatttttctattaaataaaaataaataccccTTGCCTAATTAAAATACAAAGTCAGGTGCCTTCGTTCGaactttgcaaacaaaaaattgcAGTAAATAGCTTTAAACAGGTTGGGACCAGTCACCCATGTGAGTTATAATAGAATATTTGGGATATAAAatcccaaatgggatataattaCATTTCTGGTGCAAAAattagagaatatttttattctgataAAACTACAATAAATCTACATTAAGATAGGTAAAATGACACACAGTTGTTCTGTAACTCTACTATTTGGGAAATTAATCCCTCGGTGGATCCGATCAATCTTGTAAACTGTAGGTTAACAAAAACACAATGCTTACCAAAAATTGTTGCATATTTAAGTGGATTTATATGTCAGaacaattacaatttaaaaaccTAGATTTTTGCACTCAAATTTATATTCCATTTGGGGTATTATATCCCACACTGGTATAATAACCCATGTATGCAATTGGCTCCAACCTATTAAACTAATAACAATGCcctcttttattttattctggTCATTTATTGTAAGAGTTTATATTATTACTCAAAACAAATCACAAATGctattagaaataaaaattcattttttacgtaaacaatgcaaaatattttactgATCAATAACCACAGATTGCACCTGTACAGCTAGATTATAAACTCtgtttatgaaatatcaacTACACAACAAGGTCATGTCTGTCAACAACACagaaaaaaagtaacaaaatcaTCCTCATGATCTACAGAATGCAGGCAACACTCAAATTGGTCCGTAAAGTGGTCACATGATCAAAGGGATGCTAGTGTCAAAGTTCATGCTGTTATATAAGATGAGAAAATAATCACTCTCACCCAAACACAAAGGTACTCTTGTTTTGGGTGTACATTTGTATCTCTGACGGCACAAATATATCAGAGGTTAGCAAGTGTGATGAAGAATGATTGATGATGACTTGTTTGTTGGTGAAGGGTAGGCAACTCTAGTCTCTATGATAAGCTCCAACAGAATCCTGGAAAGCGGCTCCACCAGTCTTTGGTATTTGTTTGTGATTTGATTTGACCAATGATGACCGTGTTTTACAGCGCAATAGTGAGGAATGGTTACAGTGGGATTTTGATCCCGAACAATGTAAACATCACATGATCAGACACAGCCTATGTATCACACAGCACATGTATACAGACAAAAATCATAGTAAAATATAGGTCACTGTCCTAAAATATATCCTTGATTTACACAATGAAAGACCACTTGACTCGTAATCCACACAGAATTGACACTTttttcacacacacacacacctttCTTCCTTGGTCGGCGGAGAGACACACACACAATGAATTACACTGGCTCTGTGAATGGGGACAACACATGGGCTTCAACTGGAATGTTCCATGGAATGTGACGACATGATCTGGGCGGGAATGTTCACTGGTCCTGTTACCATGGTAACCTGCTGCCCATTGGCAGTGTGTCATTGCTGACATTGAAACAATGTCAGTTGCTGTCAGTTTTTGAGATCTTCTATCATTTATCTTGTCATCTCTTGAAAGTTTTAATTGTCGGTTACATATCCTCTTCATCAAAACTGGTGTCCGATTTCTTGACTCTGGCACACAGGCAAAAAGCTATGATGGACCCAACAACCTAATAAATCAGTCATGAAAAATTACCCATTACAAAATACGAGTTGATTTTCATTGCATTAAGTAAGAGATAATCttagataaaaattaataatcatgattatttctCTCAGTTTGATATGCAGTAGCTAGGTTATAAAATTCCCCTTTTGAAAAGAGGCACTAGTTCAAGCAAAAGAGGAGCAACTCTCTTAGAATTAAGAGGAGTTGTTGCTCCTGCCGTGATGACCTACCAGAAACAGTGGTACACCAAATGCCACGCCTCCCAGGATTAGAGAGTACTCCGTCAAATATTTCTTCACTTTTTCATAACAACcctaaaatatgaattattttatacatgtagcaaaagGTTTCTCAAGGTCCAAACTCATTCACGCCTTTCTTATGAAAAAttagggatgggacgatccaccgatgcaccggtgcatcgcggtatttattttgacgatatttggatcgatacatttaccattaatacaacgataccttaccgaactttttttatttttcaaaaatatccgagcttcatatatcggttatttttagtccgcgcgcctaataagaaagtacaaagatggcggaaaacctcgtaaagttgtcaaaactgttaggaagctaaatatggagtgtggaaaacttttggagtactcgtttatgaaaaactagtgtacacgagactaaagtaatttgtaaattgtgcaacgctcattatgaatataacaaaataactttggacatgcggtaatacatcggcaggttgaataaattttaaacttttattcatgttttcatttaattgcaatgtatcgtgatatgtatcgtatcgcatctcatgtatcgtgatatgtaccgaatcggctcagtacagtatcgtcccagccctatgAAAAATGGGTTTTTAttggttttatattattttatttgcacTGAAACTGGtaaatgatgatgctgttgaGATGAAGAATTTatggaaatattttgtttgtccATAGCTTTGACCTTGGCCATATCTTTTGAATTTCCAAGATTGATTTGTCACAAGCCTAGAGTTTTTTAAATGTCCATTCTATTTGGAAGTAGACTTGGCGTGAGAAAATGAAAAAGCAATCCagcaagctactgaaaaatctACCGGTATTTgttatttgctgtaaatattacAGCTACCCGGTACATTTGATAGAACTCAATGATCCATCAGTCAGAATTACCTCAGTGTGCAGGTGAGATTCAAATTTCTTGGGTAGTTGGGCGGGTCCATAGTTGGGCGGGCCTTTCATGATGATGCTTTGGCCTTGACATTTCTGTTTGTCGGCCCCTTCTATACAGCAACTCTCAGGTACCATAGGATATTCTGTTTCATAAACACACCATTGCTTTATTGCTAATCACATGTACATTGTCAACCAAAAATCAAagctttaaatgaatttttattcatgaagctgagaaaaaaataatcaaaatatccacatttttaaataatcttgATTTTTAAccagatatttatatatataaaatatatgtatagatatactagataaaaaaaatatccaaatatgtaataaaagtttaaaattatcaaaatttgattttacaagaaaaatatttgatgatttgaaatgcaaaagctTCTTATTcagaaaattttacattttaaattatttaatcattaaCAGAAGAACTTGTCCGAAGCTGTGAAAGGTTTATTATATTGTAATACAcaagttaaatattaaaaaggaaaataagaaCATTCAGATTACATGCAGAACTGGTAAGTGATGGATCAAATGCACAAaagtaaaaaatgaaagttctcaaatcaaaaaaaaatattacaagatTATACACAAAAAGCCTCAAGCTGATAATGCAGGTCTCTAACGAAAATAtcagacaaaaacaaaattgctaaaatcaaaaaaagaaaaaaaaagcagaCTTCCTCCACAGTCAGTGCATGCATACCATCTCCATGACAACCATGCCCCGCCTCTCACCTGAGCACACCTGTAGGGTCTTTACCTTGAAGTTCTCAGCCTCAGGTAACCAGAACCAATGATCAATTAGGCATACAATGTAGGACTTGTCTGATAAACCCTTCCTATCATGCAATGAACCGTATAAAATCTGAGCTCCATCACCCTACCTATTGGGGACATGCAGTTTGTCCCATTACCAATATATCTAACACTAAGAAAGCTTCTCAGACTAGGCAGACAAGACTGTACTTAGTTATGCTGTACAACTAAGTAGAGTATTGTTACATTCCTTATAAACATAACATCCTGCAGTATATACGGACACAATTAAAATATCCAACAGCATTACCAACACCACTAAGAGTTAACAATGGTTTTAACTTGGAAGCTTTTAACATCATGTTTTCTAGTCATACATGACATCTGATCTACGTAGCAAAAATTCTAACTTAAATTAGACTTCAATGATAGATTTCTATCTGACATTGAAGCAAAAGTTAAGTTAGGCCATTGAGAAGCTTTACAATAGGCTGACACCAGTCTGTACAACAGTCAAGCTTTCCGTAGAATTAACAGAGCAGCTCTCTGCTGAACTGGGCTGATGTGACAGGCCACCTTTAGGAAATTATTTGCTTTCTCCTGCCCAATTCTCAGAGGAAAAAGTACCCAATATGAGGATTATTATTTAGAGTCTGGACACCCTTTCTTCTTAAATCCAGTTTTATAATCAatcaaaatgattataatttttgaaatcaaaattactGAATTTCCAAACCTACAGACTCAAAGTTCATAACAGGAGACGGAAGAGggcaaacaatattttaaaggtGGCCCTGCTGTAGACGGTGGGGCAGTAATAGAACAGGAGAGACTGATAACTTACTTTGTGATTTGCTCATGTACCAATTGGTGCTTTTAAAAAAGTCCCAAGACTTGGCTCCTCGTAAGTCTTCACCGTCCTCGTCCAAACTATAGGGACCACAACACTCAAACTGATAATTCAACATAAGCCAAAAATAAGAAATTAGTAAaagcaaaaatcaaaatggTGGTGACAGTTAAGGTTCCCCTGTCCGGTGGTGAGGTGTTGCCCGGAGGAAGGAGGAACCACCTGACTGGTTAGCTGTCCATACAACATAAACTTACTATTATGATCACCCCGTAGAATGTACCAAGCActtgttaatttataaaatgcCCATGAAAAATGAGAATCAGCTTGTCCGTGTGCTCCACAGCACTGAAGCTGGTAGAAAGAATAAAACGCTCCatttaatacataataaaaGTAATACTGATAGAAACATGTCATATAATCactataaaattcacaattaaAAGACAATTAGAAGAATAACATTTTACTGCCTATTTTATACTGCTATGGTTTACCCGTaataagagttatttccctttgagCACTTATGCTTTTTAGTACACCATCTGCAGAACATTAGTGCAcataatttgattaaactggGATTCCAGAAGTGTTAGATATTTCTAACTTGTTCATGCTGAGTTTGtgatgtgtttatttttgtgttgAGTTTCTAATGGTTATCATGTTTcatcaattttgaatattttttaagcaaGTCTTTCTTGCTTACTTCGTTATTCAATTCAGTGCATATATAAGCATCTAGTATTCTTCACCTGTCTGTTAAGTAAAGTTTGTGtcgtttgttttaaaatatgctgATATGACGGAGTTTATGTACGgtacttttaattttattaaagtcAGATGACACGTTCCTCGATCAtctttttttgtatctcctcgtgatagtttcaataaaaattattttttttataatgattttttaaattattaaaatttacttgtacaaaatgtacatggatatatgcctagatggccgagtggttaaaGCTGTGGCCGCTCTCTGCCAGGAGTGTAGGTTCTAGAGGTTGTGAATTCAAAGCCCGACCCAATGtagtgaattttgctgtgctgtattatttatttatttatatcagcaattcaagtgtatcttcaagattatataggaaactgcattctctagtattttgcagaaatgcccagtaaggtatcctaattttttgcaagaaagcttgtcagagtagtagtaaaccattaacaaattcctggaaaatgttatataaaattgaggaataTGTCGTCTGACTTTAAGCTTGTATTTTGTGTTTAAACTGTATATTGTTCATAATTCTTATACCCAAATGTTTAAGCATGATATTTCAGACAGTATTTTTAGCAGagtttgaatattttcattttcaattttcaaattgtGAACCAATCTTTGGATGTACATACAATACATACTGTGTAAAATGCTGAATGTGGGATGTATACTATTTTTGTACCAAGTCTTGTAATAAATACTATGCTTTTGCTGGGACATAAACTGTCTGAGATGTTTTGGTAATGGAGTGACTTGaacatactagtatactgtGGGATTTTGCTTAGCTCGGAAATAGGGAAATAGACTTGCTCTCGGGGAACTGGAATCTTTCTGACTCCCTCAATGGTATACTTTAACTGTATACTATGTTTTAAATACTGACgacgtgaaaaaaaaaatttgttttgtgcTGATTTCTGGGACAATCTTATGAAATGTATACTATGCTTTGGGCTAGGATATATACAGTGTTTGTGCTGAGTTTTTGGGGTGTGTGCTAACCTTTCTCTGCATGGAGTCCCAGGCGTCGGTGATCAGTCGATTTGTGGTGTTTCCTCGGACATCCTGTCCATACTGGGTCTGGAGGGTGTACTCCAACTTAGTCTTGATGTCCTCCGATATCTGACAGTCACATAAAAATctcattgatatatcaaataCCACAAATAATCAGTTACACAGCATTTTCTTATTTCACAGAAAGAAACTCACATATTTAAGAAATCAAGTACCACAAAAAATCAGTTACACAGCattttttacatcataaaaCAACCCCTCACTGAATCACTTATACTGggatatttttcttataaatctGAGTTATTATAAGCCAGAAAAAATGAACccattgatattaatgaaaagtTTTCCTAGATATTTGGAATGGGTGGAGAACTGGTAGAATCATCAAAGACCTTTTCATTTGACCTGGGAGAAGCAGAGTAAGATAGGTTTATGCCTTATATTAGATGGCTTTGAGCTAATACCTGACTGTTCACATCCCACTgtacaaaactttatgataataTAGCACgatataccagtatatatatattgttacattgcaaaatcaaatacatgtatataagttttTGGAATTGGTGTGATTATAAATACGTAACAGGCatgaatttctaaaaataatttaaaagataaaaatacagTAAGCTAGTGAGGGAAAAAATTCATGTCAAGAAGACTCAGGGACTTTAACATTGAAGCAGAATCTAGCAATATAAAGACTGGTGTAGTGCTGAAGGTGTAGAAGAATTTGCTTTCATTGGTTTACAGACGTAGTCTTTCTTAGTCTCCTCTCTTGACATTTAGGTACAGAATTGATAAGAAAAGTCTGCTTATGCTACCATGTAATTTATCTGTAAATTTTCTTCATTGTATAAAGCTTCCTAAACTGTGAGCCTAACTTAGTGCTAGcatttatatgaataatttaCATCTGTAGTCTTCTGATGGCTAATCAAGCAGCTTATTTAGATTTTCTGGGGTAACCGCAGCCTGTAATGATGTTTCTTATAACTTTCACTCCACTGTTTATGAATTCAGAATACCTAAACATTCTGAATATCCCTGTGGTATAACCTGCAATTTTTGTGTAAATGAAGCTATTTAGTCAGCAGTGTAAAGGGGgaattttatattaaacagTTGATACTTTTGAGGAGAGTTACAGAGGTTTATCTTGAGGAGGGACCCTGTATCTTGTCAGGGAGGCATATGCTTACACACACTCCAGGATTTGGTTAAATACTCACATTTTCTCGGAATAAAAATGCCATTGCTCCCCCAGCTAACAAGGCCATGAATACCAGGGCCAGGACTACTCCATACTGAAATCAAAACCAAAGTCAGTCTTTGAGCAGGAATGTGAAATTCAAATGCTTGTTTATGCACCAGGAAACATCATTTAATCAGCttgatttctaaaaatataCACCAATTATCAgttatctatttattttccTTCAGTATtaactattttttgttttattatctcATACAAGACTTCAAACAGCTTCTTCATTGATACAAATCATTCAGTGCTAAGtgtaatgcatatttttttcctatgcagaatatctttattaattaaGGATTAGTATGATGAGTAAGAAACTAGGAGATATTAAAGTGACAGCTGCAGAGTTCATGATGTGTATGATAGTTGGTTAAACAAAGTTGGTTTAGCCAGAGTTTGATATCATGAAGAAATATGTACAGAAAGACAGAGAAGCATGACACACTGCAGTTTGCAGAGGAAGAAGCTAAAATATCTTGATTCATCAAGATGCTAGCCATTTTGTACAGATATTGATGATTTTAGTACAGATGCGTTTGGTAAATTAGTGAAGAGAGAGATAGTTAATGCTCAATGAATCAAGAAACATAAAAATGAATCTCATTTCAAAAGCCCCAAGGAAGCAACAGCTAAATAATCCACGTCAGATAGAATGATTTAGGCCAGACGCCCCTAGGAGGGCTCCTTATTATATCAGCATTATCTAATGTCTCGTAAGGATGCTTCATAAGGCAGGCTCGATCAACAGAGGACCAGCAAAGCAACCAGATCTTGTTATGGCACGGACCATTTGCTTGTAAATCTACTTCATACAACTACATCAATATTCCTTGATTTAATTCTGAAACGGACAAAGTCCATGAAGAGAGGAAAACAATTTGATCACAGCGAAGCTGCGGCACAGTCCTAATTGTCAAAACAAGCCTTATGTAGAATGGAGATAAACGATGAAACAACAGCAAGATTTTTTATGTTGTTGTCCTTCGCTCGGCTGCAAAAATGaaatagctttaaaaaaagAGTCTTACACATATGATCAGAGTCTGTCGTAAAAACCTAGGAATGAAATAACAGAAGGATGacaatgataaatcaataaggTATTAGGCTGTGTCCGTGTGCATCTattgcaaaaaaagggggggggggttaaggaTAGGAGTGAGGAGATGGGATATGGTTGTCCATACAGTATGACAATTCTTAATGATCTCAGTAATATAATGTGAACACTTTTGTAGCATGCTTTTCACTCTTGTATACAAGCTACAGGTACCCTTACCATACATTGTGGTTCATAATAATGGCTTTTGTAATGTATGAACTATACCATTTCTATTAAACACTTGGTGATTTAATTTGAATGTTCTTAGTTTTTTATGAATTCTTCAACCATTTATATCAGCATCATCAGTCAAATCTTCGATACTGGCAAAcctatttattcaatattgtaCTTTAAATGATTAGTTCAAAAGTACTGTCTCTATACCTGTATTACAGTTTGTAGTGATCTACTGGTATGTTACCTGTTCATTACAACACAGTCACCTAATCTCTTCTGTCTAATGACTGTAAAATCGATGACTTCTGAATATACCTctaattagaactgaacatcaAGAGACAGTCACAATTCACATGCTGTGTGAATCAGCCATTGATCTGGCCTGCTATTTTCAATGAAAGTTATTGATCGGCCAAGGGTTGGTCCTGAAGATAGCAGTAAAACGCTgacttttctctctctctctccaatagCGGAGGACTAAGCCAGTCCTGTAATCAGGCGAATGCCGATACTGCTTTAGTTCTGGCTGGCAGATACCTTATGTCACCATTAGATCAATTGACATGTTTTAATGCTCCATTACCGCTGGAGTACGAAGACACATGGTCCTTATCACCTGATTTACGAGTAACGACATCTCCCTCTCTCATACACTTTGCTGCTTCAAAAACCAAACATGGCAGTTTTATTACCCATAATGCCAATGGTTAGTTCTGTTTCAAGGTCTGAAGTAAATGG
This portion of the Magallana gigas chromosome 7, xbMagGiga1.1, whole genome shotgun sequence genome encodes:
- the LOC105342060 gene encoding tetraspanin-18B isoform X7; translation: MDVQGALLNDLAANLRNRYSLGSWPLRGGPDQNHVDDGYIKHRREHRIRSVTSEQERDSCFLCLRNALHCYNVVVLIMGCGLLGVGIWLLVTDFSAREITVIINSDMFEIGTYMILAGGGLVALLAFCGCCGTMREDRCILGFYGVVLALVFMALLAGGAMAFLFRENISEDIKTKLEYTLQTQYGQDVRGNTTNRLITDAWDSMQRKFECCGPYSLDEDGEDLRGAKSWDFFKSTNWYMSKSQKYPMVPESCCIEGADKQKCQGQSIIMKGPPNYGPAQLPKKFESHLHTEGCYEKVKKYLTEYSLILGGVAFGVPLFLVVGSIIAFCLCARVKKSDTSFDEEDM
- the LOC105342060 gene encoding tetraspanin-18B isoform X6 — translated: MEYNTDYGTGNKRNTVLYGFEKPVPESTPLRGGPDQNHVDDGYIKHRREHRIRSVTSEQERDSCFLCLRNALHCYNVVVLIMGCGLLGVGIWLLVTDFSAREITVIINSDMFEIGTYMILAGGGLVALLAFCGCCGTMREDRCILGFYGVVLALVFMALLAGGAMAFLFRENISEDIKTKLEYTLQTQYGQDVRGNTTNRLITDAWDSMQRKFECCGPYSLDEDGEDLRGAKSWDFFKSTNWYMSKSQKYPMVPESCCIEGADKQKCQGQSIIMKGPPNYGPAQLPKKFESHLHTEGCYEKVKKYLTEYSLILGGVAFGVPLFLVVGSIIAFCLCARVKKSDTSFDEEDM
- the LOC105342060 gene encoding tetraspanin-18B isoform X3 translates to MTDAKKGKTKETGQVSRLIDTFNSETPEEVMALTSLPEKEKGDKKDKKRRRNSDKRASEKLLANNHKSKPLRGGPDQNHVDDGYIKHRREHRIRSVTSEQERDSCFLCLRNALHCYNVVVLIMGCGLLGVGIWLLVTDFSAREITVIINSDMFEIGTYMILAGGGLVALLAFCGCCGTMREDRCILGFYGVVLALVFMALLAGGAMAFLFRENISEDIKTKLEYTLQTQYGQDVRGNTTNRLITDAWDSMQRKFECCGPYSLDEDGEDLRGAKSWDFFKSTNWYMSKSQKYPMVPESCCIEGADKQKCQGQSIIMKGPPNYGPAQLPKKFESHLHTEGCYEKVKKYLTEYSLILGGVAFGVPLFLVVGSIIAFCLCARVKKSDTSFDEEDM
- the LOC105342060 gene encoding tetraspanin-18B isoform X4 — translated: MSQVSRLIDTFNSETPEEVMALTSLPEKEKGDKKDKKRRRNSDKRASEKLLANNHKSKPLRGGPDQNHVDDGYIKHRREHRIRSVTSEQERDSCFLCLRNALHCYNVVVLIMGCGLLGVGIWLLVTDFSAREITVIINSDMFEIGTYMILAGGGLVALLAFCGCCGTMREDRCILGFYGVVLALVFMALLAGGAMAFLFRENISEDIKTKLEYTLQTQYGQDVRGNTTNRLITDAWDSMQRKFECCGPYSLDEDGEDLRGAKSWDFFKSTNWYMSKSQKYPMVPESCCIEGADKQKCQGQSIIMKGPPNYGPAQLPKKFESHLHTEGCYEKVKKYLTEYSLILGGVAFGVPLFLVVGSIIAFCLCARVKKSDTSFDEEDM
- the LOC105342060 gene encoding tetraspanin-18B isoform X5, with amino-acid sequence MALTSLPEKEKGDKKDKKRRRNSDKRASEKLLANNHKSKPLRGGPDQNHVDDGYIKHRREHRIRSVTSEQERDSCFLCLRNALHCYNVVVLIMGCGLLGVGIWLLVTDFSAREITVIINSDMFEIGTYMILAGGGLVALLAFCGCCGTMREDRCILGFYGVVLALVFMALLAGGAMAFLFRENISEDIKTKLEYTLQTQYGQDVRGNTTNRLITDAWDSMQRKFECCGPYSLDEDGEDLRGAKSWDFFKSTNWYMSKSQKYPMVPESCCIEGADKQKCQGQSIIMKGPPNYGPAQLPKKFESHLHTEGCYEKVKKYLTEYSLILGGVAFGVPLFLVVGSIIAFCLCARVKKSDTSFDEEDM